In Bdellovibrionales bacterium, the following proteins share a genomic window:
- a CDS encoding YebC/PmpR family DNA-binding transcriptional regulator, which produces MGKSWKNPAKAAIAAKKGALFTKLAREISVAARLGGPDPQYNARLSLAVAQAKTQSCPKDTIERAIRKGSGQDSDAAQFEETLYEGYGPHNVGIMVECQTDNKNRTVTEIRNLFRKYGGHMGETGSVAWMFDRVSLVEGTKENIGDPEEEAIEAGANEVDGNPEEGYSFYGSPEELDAIRTALQSRNWEITTSELSYKAKNYTGLNEAQLAEVSTLLEALEDNEDSHRVHATIK; this is translated from the coding sequence ATGGGAAAGAGTTGGAAAAATCCTGCCAAAGCAGCGATCGCAGCTAAAAAAGGAGCTCTATTTACAAAGCTAGCTCGCGAAATTTCGGTTGCAGCTCGGCTCGGAGGGCCAGACCCGCAATACAATGCCCGATTGTCTCTCGCCGTTGCACAAGCCAAAACTCAAAGTTGCCCAAAAGACACAATTGAACGAGCTATCCGCAAAGGCTCAGGACAGGATTCGGATGCGGCCCAATTCGAAGAGACTCTCTATGAGGGGTATGGGCCGCACAATGTAGGCATCATGGTTGAGTGTCAGACTGACAATAAGAACCGGACTGTTACCGAAATTCGCAATCTCTTTCGTAAGTACGGCGGGCATATGGGAGAAACCGGAAGCGTGGCTTGGATGTTTGATCGAGTGAGTCTGGTGGAGGGAACCAAGGAAAACATTGGGGATCCAGAAGAAGAGGCCATTGAAGCGGGGGCGAACGAAGTCGATGGAAACCCAGAGGAGGGATATAGCTTCTACGGTTCCCCCGAAGAATTGGATGCCATTCGAACAGCCCTCCAATCAAGGAATTGGGAGATAACAACATCTGAACTCAGTTACAAAGCAAAGAACTATACAGGTCTAAACGAAGCACAGCTCGCCGAGGTTTCGACTCTGCTGGAAGCACTTGAAGACAACGAAGATTCCCATCGGGTCCACGCCACGATAAAATAG
- a CDS encoding methyltransferase domain-containing protein, with the protein MKHLKLLLCFGTLISCHLHNLCYAGVCIKALSEEGEGLRNKTEVIRDNSKPHLHEDLTPYIEKMEKSSLQKSAFAALAHPGRIVDLGTGSGVAARDLALMFPDSHVIGVDLDEKMVSYAREHYTLPNLDFLVGNAEESNFPSNSLNAIFMSSVGHHLTSYGKGDPFDVSRVAKAIWKNHKQLKFGNIFVLRDFVISPGPDEVFLDLATDDGVEFGKIEDLSTSALFERFAADFRSSQHPNSGVPYQVTPIDNHGQSKKRRYRLSHRDAVEFILRKDYRDSYFAEIQEEYTYLSQSEFENTIMEAGFRVLLSSLIFNPWIIENRFRDKFTLQTLDGKILPFPATNYVIAGEKIRPNEATRIEETHQRVTSDPKFLSVKAMQQVRTGEIYDVVGRPHDTIDVLPFFRRKGQIFVYGHQSYPRPILTTLKPGEFLNGASTKGYSFEPVSFVRRYDQAQASEIERELRSRMGIEPNRLLRTGSDETYTFYTSPALVTERVTSVAIPMRRQKLRLHYPKENETGLSSSGVIRPIEATQLLRSSQAGSVLDSRMEIATYNLLLDEDKKIGPWIGEEIGLVNNPDHPKPRIKSAFDVLSPKRRFRVFQEVDRKEFGQFLEVRTGRFSDFDRQGKTILTTEREYVVPKKFSNSVISVIPAFRRGKNIFVGIERRNLPGIQLNEGYSDIAVNPAWRIPKEITTLESGIEFVKEHVESDFGLKIRRTYGLGGAYHPTPGLTPEIVYPVVVEINPSVSPEKTSTSFVWVDLSDLIRNRRHIKDGHLLVVAFRLAHATLN; encoded by the coding sequence ATGAAACACCTCAAACTCCTTCTTTGTTTTGGCACCTTGATATCTTGCCACTTACATAATTTGTGTTACGCAGGAGTCTGCATCAAAGCGCTTTCAGAAGAAGGGGAGGGTCTCCGGAACAAAACTGAGGTTATCAGAGATAATTCAAAACCACATCTCCACGAGGATTTAACTCCCTACATTGAAAAAATGGAGAAAAGCTCTCTTCAAAAGTCTGCCTTTGCGGCCCTTGCACACCCCGGTCGCATCGTGGATCTCGGAACGGGATCAGGAGTCGCAGCGAGGGATTTGGCTCTCATGTTTCCGGATTCCCATGTCATTGGAGTGGACCTTGATGAAAAAATGGTAAGTTACGCAAGAGAGCACTACACTTTGCCAAATTTGGATTTTCTCGTTGGAAATGCCGAAGAATCCAATTTTCCATCGAATTCTTTGAATGCTATTTTTATGTCTTCCGTAGGCCATCACTTGACCAGTTATGGCAAAGGAGATCCTTTCGATGTCTCTCGCGTTGCGAAAGCGATTTGGAAAAATCACAAACAACTAAAGTTTGGTAACATTTTTGTTCTAAGAGATTTTGTTATTTCTCCTGGACCAGATGAAGTCTTTCTTGATTTGGCAACTGATGACGGAGTAGAATTTGGCAAAATCGAGGATCTCTCCACTTCTGCGTTATTCGAGCGTTTCGCTGCTGATTTTAGAAGTAGCCAACACCCAAATTCGGGTGTCCCCTATCAAGTCACACCGATCGACAATCATGGACAGAGCAAGAAGCGAAGGTATCGGCTGAGCCACCGGGATGCTGTCGAATTTATTCTCCGAAAAGACTACCGAGACAGCTACTTTGCTGAAATCCAGGAGGAGTACACCTACCTCTCTCAATCTGAATTTGAAAATACGATCATGGAAGCAGGATTTCGGGTCCTCCTATCATCTCTAATATTCAACCCATGGATCATAGAAAATCGTTTTAGAGATAAGTTTACCCTCCAAACCCTGGATGGAAAAATTCTTCCCTTTCCCGCCACCAATTATGTCATCGCAGGCGAAAAAATTCGACCTAACGAAGCGACTCGCATCGAGGAAACGCATCAACGGGTGACCAGCGACCCTAAATTCCTCTCTGTCAAAGCCATGCAACAGGTGAGAACGGGGGAAATCTACGACGTCGTTGGCCGTCCCCACGATACAATCGATGTGCTTCCATTCTTTCGGAGAAAGGGACAGATTTTCGTCTATGGCCACCAGAGCTATCCAAGACCGATCCTCACCACTCTAAAACCAGGGGAATTTTTAAATGGCGCCAGCACAAAGGGCTATTCATTTGAACCCGTTAGTTTTGTTCGAAGGTATGATCAGGCTCAAGCGTCAGAGATTGAACGCGAACTTCGGAGCCGAATGGGAATAGAACCAAATCGGTTGTTGCGAACAGGTTCAGATGAGACCTATACCTTTTATACAAGCCCGGCCTTAGTGACCGAAAGGGTCACGTCTGTCGCAATTCCAATGAGAAGGCAAAAACTCCGCCTCCACTATCCGAAAGAAAACGAAACCGGATTGTCCTCATCAGGAGTGATAAGACCTATCGAAGCCACTCAACTCTTAAGATCTTCACAGGCGGGTTCTGTTCTCGATTCAAGAATGGAGATTGCCACTTACAATCTTCTGCTTGACGAAGACAAGAAGATTGGACCCTGGATTGGAGAAGAGATTGGTCTTGTCAATAACCCAGATCATCCAAAACCTCGCATCAAATCTGCTTTCGATGTTCTTTCTCCAAAACGTAGGTTCCGGGTCTTTCAGGAGGTCGATCGTAAAGAATTTGGTCAATTCCTTGAAGTTCGAACTGGGCGCTTTTCTGACTTTGATCGACAGGGAAAAACAATCCTTACGACTGAAAGAGAATATGTCGTCCCTAAGAAATTCAGCAACTCTGTGATCTCAGTTATTCCCGCCTTTCGAAGGGGAAAGAATATTTTTGTTGGAATTGAAAGGCGAAATTTACCAGGCATACAATTAAATGAAGGCTATTCCGACATCGCAGTCAATCCTGCCTGGAGGATTCCTAAAGAAATCACCACTCTTGAATCTGGAATCGAATTCGTTAAAGAGCACGTAGAAAGTGATTTTGGGTTAAAGATTCGTCGGACCTATGGTCTCGGCGGAGCCTACCACCCGACTCCCGGTTTAACTCCTGAAATTGTCTATCCCGTTGTCGTTGAAATCAACCCCTCTGTATCTCCTGAGAAAACCAGCACCTCTTTTGTTTGGGTTGATCTGTCCGACCTTATTCGGAATCGACGCCACATTAAAGATGGCCACCTTCTCGTCGTCGCCTTTCGCCTCGCTCATGCCACGCTCAACTAG
- a CDS encoding SufE family protein, with the protein MVDLITRQDELKAEFSQIQTWEEKYRRLIEIGKTLPEFPEDKRLDDYKVKGCQSQVWLYAYTDENERIQFLADSDALIVRGLVALLLRVYSNSLPDEILSTPPQFIKDLGFSANLSPSRANGLFSMVKQIFYYATAFKSLQTIK; encoded by the coding sequence ATGGTCGATTTGATAACGCGCCAAGATGAATTGAAAGCGGAATTCAGCCAAATTCAGACTTGGGAAGAAAAATATCGCCGCCTCATTGAAATAGGAAAAACTCTCCCAGAGTTTCCTGAAGACAAGAGACTGGACGACTATAAAGTGAAAGGCTGCCAGAGCCAAGTGTGGCTCTATGCCTACACGGATGAAAATGAAAGAATACAGTTTCTAGCAGACAGCGACGCCCTGATTGTCAGAGGTCTCGTTGCCCTGCTCTTAAGGGTGTATTCTAATTCTTTACCTGACGAAATTCTTTCCACTCCCCCGCAGTTTATTAAAGATCTGGGCTTTAGCGCCAATCTTTCGCCGAGTCGGGCCAATGGCCTCTTCTCCATGGTCAAACAGATTTTTTATTATGCTACGGCCTTCAAAAGCCTACAGACCATAAAATAA
- a CDS encoding SDR family oxidoreductase: MENCVLVTGAGSGIGTEIAKLYSSKGFEVWLLGRNPKKLETVSQSLRGKTQIFPCDLNDLDQIERISRNILSSQKGKVLKCLVHNAGLIKRVPFVDSTRSEWQESFNVHLLGPVILTQALLPLMYPAAPAYIVNVSSNLAINPIENTSSYSALKSALLNWTKSLALELASKNIHVNAVAPGIVETPLHGKWSPEDKKYMDRLQPLGRVGTPEEIAQSVYFLGSEGASWTTGSILTVDGGISLI, translated from the coding sequence AAAACTGTGTACTTGTAACTGGCGCAGGCAGCGGCATAGGAACAGAAATAGCGAAGCTATATTCTTCAAAAGGCTTTGAAGTCTGGCTCTTGGGCCGAAATCCAAAAAAATTGGAGACAGTCTCCCAAAGCCTCAGGGGAAAAACTCAGATATTTCCGTGTGATCTCAACGACTTGGACCAAATAGAAAGAATCAGCAGGAATATTTTGAGCTCCCAAAAAGGGAAGGTGCTCAAGTGTCTTGTTCACAATGCAGGCCTGATTAAAAGAGTGCCGTTTGTTGACTCCACCCGGAGTGAATGGCAGGAAAGCTTCAATGTGCATTTGCTTGGCCCCGTCATCTTGACCCAAGCCCTCTTGCCCCTGATGTACCCAGCTGCGCCGGCCTACATTGTGAATGTTTCATCGAATTTGGCCATAAACCCGATAGAAAACACTTCCAGCTATTCAGCTCTCAAATCTGCTCTTCTTAACTGGACAAAATCGCTGGCTCTGGAGTTAGCAAGCAAAAATATTCACGTGAATGCGGTGGCACCAGGAATTGTCGAAACCCCTCTCCATGGCAAGTGGTCCCCTGAAGACAAAAAGTACATGGATAGACTTCAGCCATTGGGACGAGTTGGAACTCCAGAAGAAATCGCCCAAAGTGTTTATTTCCTTGGATCCGAGGGCGCATCATGGACGACAGGCTCCATCCTCACCGTTGACGGAGGCATCTCCCTCATATAG
- a CDS encoding rRNA pseudouridine synthase, translating to MTDEPIRLSKLMANRGICSRREADQLIAKGWVLADGKIVSELGTKVSPQAEISLKKEATQSLGSKVSIILNKPIGYLSSPTEKNYRLATDLIQPDNQDRENRRTHKFHPSHRRGLASAGRLDIDSKGLLLLTQDGVLAKTVIGAQSSIDKEYLVRVRGQISSEKLALLTFGLELDGRKLKRAQIKELQPGLLQFVLREGRKRQIRRMCQLVNLEVASLKRVRIGKIRLGSLKEGQWRYLGPSERP from the coding sequence ATGACCGACGAACCCATTCGTCTTTCTAAGCTCATGGCAAATCGCGGGATCTGTTCACGTCGTGAGGCCGATCAACTTATTGCGAAAGGCTGGGTCCTTGCTGATGGGAAAATCGTGAGCGAGTTGGGGACAAAAGTATCTCCTCAGGCCGAGATCTCTTTGAAAAAGGAAGCGACCCAATCTCTCGGGAGCAAAGTCTCAATTATTTTGAATAAACCTATCGGCTATTTATCTAGTCCCACTGAAAAAAATTACAGGCTGGCGACAGATCTCATTCAACCTGACAATCAAGATCGTGAAAACCGCCGCACTCACAAATTTCACCCTTCTCATCGACGAGGACTCGCCTCAGCCGGCCGCTTGGATATTGATTCTAAAGGCTTGCTTCTTTTAACTCAAGACGGAGTGCTAGCGAAGACCGTTATAGGCGCCCAGAGCTCGATTGATAAGGAGTACCTGGTCCGAGTGCGTGGCCAAATCAGTTCCGAAAAATTGGCTCTGCTCACCTTTGGCTTGGAACTTGACGGAAGAAAACTAAAACGGGCTCAAATTAAAGAACTCCAGCCAGGCCTTCTCCAATTTGTTTTGCGAGAAGGTCGAAAACGCCAGATTCGGCGGATGTGTCAGCTTGTCAATCTAGAGGTCGCATCTTTGAAACGGGTGCGAATCGGAAAAATCCGCTTGGGGAGTTTAAAGGAGGGCCAATGGCGCTATTTGGGTCCAAGCGAAAGACCTTGA